In Arachis stenosperma cultivar V10309 chromosome 1, arast.V10309.gnm1.PFL2, whole genome shotgun sequence, one DNA window encodes the following:
- the LOC130962864 gene encoding uncharacterized protein LOC130962864 isoform X1, with protein sequence MFPKRFQDPKTGFKMLSSMHAKKYLKKIGFESEDYFFWKQVGKALLCTYTIMGGFWLYNGGASKLKPQLKVDQELADNQHRPEEEQELDHKQHQQFPLASNLEEMKEFVSDIGTKIGLKGMVENDKELEGKKFEQEAQKLWMKMRKEVVSELQEKGIDVE encoded by the exons ATGTTCCCCAAGCGTTTTCAGGACCCCAAAACAG GTTTCAAGATGCTGAGTTCAATGCATGCCAAGAAATACCTGAAGAAAATTGGGTTTGAAAGTGAAGATTACTTCTTTTGGAAACAAGTTGGGAAAGCCCTACTTTGCACCTACACCATAATGGGTGGTTTTTGGCTTTACAATGGTGGAGCTTCAAAGTTGAAGCCTCAGCTGAAGGTAGACCAGGAGCTAGCCGATAACCAGCACCGGCCGGAGGAAGAGCAGGAGCTAGACCATAAACAGCACCAACAGTTCCCATTGGCCAGCAATTTAGAAGAAATGAAGGAGTTTGTTTCTGATATTGGAACAAAGATTGGTTTAAAAGGGATGGTTGAGAATGATAAGGAGCTAGAAGGCAAGAAGTTTGAGCAGGAAGCACAGAAGTTGTGGATGAAGATGAGGAAAGAGGTTGTTTCTGAGCTTCAAGAGAAGGGAATTGATGTGGAATGA
- the LOC130962864 gene encoding uncharacterized protein LOC130962864 isoform X2 has protein sequence MKCFKMLSSMHAKKYLKKIGFESEDYFFWKQVGKALLCTYTIMGGFWLYNGGASKLKPQLKVDQELADNQHRPEEEQELDHKQHQQFPLASNLEEMKEFVSDIGTKIGLKGMVENDKELEGKKFEQEAQKLWMKMRKEVVSELQEKGIDVE, from the exons ATGAAAT GTTTCAAGATGCTGAGTTCAATGCATGCCAAGAAATACCTGAAGAAAATTGGGTTTGAAAGTGAAGATTACTTCTTTTGGAAACAAGTTGGGAAAGCCCTACTTTGCACCTACACCATAATGGGTGGTTTTTGGCTTTACAATGGTGGAGCTTCAAAGTTGAAGCCTCAGCTGAAGGTAGACCAGGAGCTAGCCGATAACCAGCACCGGCCGGAGGAAGAGCAGGAGCTAGACCATAAACAGCACCAACAGTTCCCATTGGCCAGCAATTTAGAAGAAATGAAGGAGTTTGTTTCTGATATTGGAACAAAGATTGGTTTAAAAGGGATGGTTGAGAATGATAAGGAGCTAGAAGGCAAGAAGTTTGAGCAGGAAGCACAGAAGTTGTGGATGAAGATGAGGAAAGAGGTTGTTTCTGAGCTTCAAGAGAAGGGAATTGATGTGGAATGA